The DNA region AAACCGAAATATCCCACTGCACCTGCGTATGGTCCACGGGGTATTCTTTCAAGGTGGTTTATTATTTCCATAGCCCGAATTTTAGGAGCTCCACTTACAGTCCCTGCTGGGAAGATGGAGGCAAAAGCATCCACTGAATTTTTCCCCTTTTGGAGTTTACCCTGTACTCTGGACACCATATGCTGAACATGGGAGAATTTCTTCACGGTCATGTATTCAGGCACGTGAACAGTACCAAATTCACTAACCTTACCAATATCGTTTCTTGCCAAGTCCACCAGCATCAGATGTTCAGCTTTTTCCTTTTCATCATTTAACAGCTCATTTTGCAACTCCTCATCTTCTTGGAGATGGGCTCCTCGTTTCCGGGTTCCAGCGATGGGATAAGTTTCAACATCTCTTCCCTCCACCCGCAAAAGCATCTCCGGACTGGAACCAATTATCTCCCTTTGACCTAACTTCAAATGATACATATAAGGAGAAGGATTAATATTGCGAAGGGCTTCATAAAAGGCGAGTTTATTACCTTTAATTTCGTACTCACGAGCATTGGAGATGACACTCTGAAATATCTCGCCAGCTTTTATCTTTTCTTTAGCTTTCATTACCATATTCTCAAATTGATTACGAGAGAAATAATGGTTTTTTTCTTCAAAAGATAGTTTTTCAACTGAAAATTCTTCCTCAGATGTGGCTTTGATTTCATCCACCCTGTTTTCTCCCAGAGTCACATATTCACATTTATTCTGAAGCCGGTCGAAGATCACAGCATCCAAGTAAAGCCCAAACTCGAAATCAGGCATTTCTCCCACAGGCATCTCGAGGGGTTCAAAATATCTCACTGATTCATAGGATACGTATCCCACCAGACCTCCAAGGAAGCCTTTTTCACGGCTTCCCTCTCCAATAATGCCTTTAATTTCATCAAAGGGATTGGGAGTTTCAATTTCTATGGTTTCATCTTCTTTTTTTAATTCCAGGATTCCATTTTGGGCTTTGAGGGTAGCGACGGGTTTGAACCCTAAAACTGAATATCTGGCCAAACCACTATCACTTTCCATGGACTCTAAAAGAAAACAGTTGGGATATTTAGAGTATATCTTTCTGAAAAGTTCGAAAGGAGAGTTGAAATCTAATCTTGCCTTTTTAACTTCCTTTTTTTTATATTCATATTCGCCAAAAGCATTCACAGCCATGCATTTTTTCACCATAATTAGTCACTGACACTCATATACTTTATTGTACTATTTAAACCTTTACAGTACAAAAATGTACGTAAAATTAATTATATGAGCACTGTCAATATGAAATTAATGCAGGGGTGAATGAATTTGAAGATGGGAAAAAAATTTTATTCATAGATTCATTGTGGATATAAGTTTGAGATCATGGAGATTAATACATGTGGGACCGTGTAAAACATAAATTCGAAAAATTCCCAGCAAGGATGGGAGTAGCACGTAAAATCGTTGAATTGGGCCTTAGAGTCGGTGAGAACGGTAAAATATATTGTGGTGATGTGGAAATAAGTGATGTGGCACTGGCCAGAGGGGCAGGGGTGGACCGCAGATCCATAAGGGCCACCGTAGAAGTGATTATGGAAGACCCGGAGCTAGCAGCCATTTTCAGCAATATATACCCTGCAGGAGCCCTGCTAAAGAACGTTGCCCATGATCTTGGTTTTGGAGTGGTGGAAGTAGAAGCCCATGCCGGTGCTCCAGGGATACTGGCAACTGCCACCCAGTTAATAGCAGAGGAAAACATCAGTATCAGACAGGCACATGCCGGAGACCCTGAACTGGAAGAAAACCCTAAACTAACAATAATAACCGAGAAACCAGTTAAGGGCGAAATGTTCCAGAAGTTTCTGGATATTCCAGGAGTTAAAAGGGTTTCTATCTATTAGTCAATAAAGGGATCAAGAGCCAAACTTCAGAGAATATAAAAGTAGAATCTATAATCTATGTGGATAGGATGTGGATAGGCAGGATCACAAAACCTAAAAAAGTATTAAAAAGTAATAATTATAAGGTGATATAAGTAAGTGATATAAGGGGATTAGAATAGGGGAAAGATTGAAAATAAAAACTCAAAAATTTGATACTGTCTTTTAGCTGATAATCACTTATTGGGCGCTTATTAGGGGCTTTCCCTTTCTGCATCCTCTTCGTCCATAATCTTCAGAAGCTCGTCCCATGCTTCCAGGGATTCCTGAGCTTCCTGGTCTGATAACACTTCAATGGCGTATCCGGAGTGGACCAGAACGTAGCGACCCACATCTACATCTTCCACTAAATCCAGTTTAGCCTTCTGTTTAACCCCACCAAAGTCCACAATAGCTACATTATCATTAATTTCTACAATTTGAGCTGGTGCTGCGATACACATTAAGATCACCTTTTTAAAATCCATTTAAAGAGTCAATATGCATATTTAAATTATTTAGATTAATTATACTATTATCATATTAAATCAGAAGTTTTCTAATTAGTAATTCAATAAGTAGGTTTAGTTATTTTAATAGATATCATCACCATATAAATATCTTGGGGAATGATGAAAACTTTCATAACTTATCATAATCAGGTGGTATGAATAAATGAAAATAGTAATAATTGGTGGGGGCCCAGCCGGTCGAACTGCAGCCATGGAAGCAGCACAACTGGATGCAGAAGTCACATTAATAGAAAAAAAACATATTGGGGGGACCTGTCTCCATGAAGGATGCATGGTGGTCTGTGGATTGAATGATGTGGTCCGTTTCCATCTAGATGCAGATAAATTTCATGAAATGGGCATCATCCCTAATTCACCAGCAGTTAATTTCTCCCAAGTTGCCAGAGGGATAAAAAAAGTCACTGGGAAGATAGAAGATGTTTTAAAATACGAAACCAGAGAATCCGGGGCAGAAATAATCATGGGAGAAGTAGCTGAGATCAAACAAGGGGAAGTATTTGCAAATGATGAAAAATATTCCTATGATAAACTCTTGATAGCCACTGGAGCCCGGCCCTTTAAACCACCCATCCCTGGGGTGGAGAATGCATTAACCTACATTGATGTTTTGGATTTTAAAAGAGTTCCGGATAAGCTTAACATAGTGGGAAGTGGAGTGATAGCTGCCGAATTTGCGGGAATATTCTCCTCATTGGGCAGTGATGTTAAAGTTCTATGCAGAAGGAAATTTTTACCTGGTTTGGACCCTGAAATAAAAAAATACACCATGAAACATCTCCTGAGCAAGGTTGAAATCCAGGAGAAGGTGCAGGTTACTGAAATAACCGGAAAAGGTGCAATCACTTCCTATGCTGAAGTGGAGGGACCAGTATTTCTGGCCACGGGCATGACTCCCAACTCAGAAATAGCAAAAAACCTGGTTGAAATCGGGTCTAAAGGCCAAATAATAGTTAATAAACAGATGCAAACCAGCAACCCCTCCATATATGCTGCAGGTGATGTGGTGGGAACAGTCGGCAACACTCCAGTAGCACGTATGGAAGGAGTGGTTGCAGCCAGAAACGCCTGTGGAATATCCAACACCATGGATTACCGTATTATACCCCAATCAATTAGTCTCTACTATCCAGTAAGCTTTTTAAACACTGAAAGTTTATCTTCAGGATCTAAGGATAAATTAGAATCAACTGATGTTGGAATTAGAGGTTCTGGAGGTCCAGGATCTTTTTGGAATGTCCTGGACGGTAAAACAGGGTTTACTAAAATATCAGCCAACCTGGAAACTGGTGACTTAATTAATGCATCTTCCATATCCCCTTCATCCAGAACCAGCATGCCCTACCTGGCCAAAATGATTAAAGATGGTTATAAAACCTCTGATTTTGATGACTTTATAGAAACACACCCTTCAACTGATGCGATTTACAAATTACTGCATTTTTTAGCTAAATATGGTTAGATAAAAAAAATTTGAAAATGTTATGTTTGTTATGTTCGGATAACCTGTTTTAAAAAATTAAATGAAGACAGGAGAGATATTAAGGAATGTTTGTTTTTATTTACGGTTTTTTCCCTTTATTTTGTCATAAATTACCCTTGCAATCTTATCAGAAGCATTTAAAACATCCTCACTGTATTTAAGAGCATTTTCCTTTAATTCATCCAGATGGGTAAAGGCATGTTTAGTTACTTCCACAATATCTTCCAGTTCACTTTCCAGCACAGCTCCAGAAAAAATGGAGGCCAGGTTATGATAACGTCCATACTTCACTCCTAACAGGGCAATGATAGGCAGTTGGCAGGCAATAGCTTCCTGGATCATCATCCCATCATCAGTAAGCACGGCCAGATCAACTACCTTGTAAAGGTCCCTTATCCAGTCAATGTAACCCAGATAAATAATATTCTCTTCATCAAGATACTCCCGGTATTCTTCCTCCAGAGGATCTCCCACTACCAGTATATTAACCTCTAGGTCAGCTTTTCCCAATTCTGATGCTCCTAGTGCCATTTTTTCAAAAAGGGTGGAACCAGAGGAGAATAGTATGGTGGGACGATTGATATCAAACTCTGCTGGTAACTTATCCAGTGCTGTATCTTTATTTCCAATCACAATCTCAGGATCAACTGGTGAATAAGATTTATGGATATTTTTATCCTTTAAATTCATCTGGAAAAGGTTTGATTCTGGTAAAGCTACGGTGGTGGTGATTTTGGTGCACACCTTAGCATCTGTAGGGGTTATCAGAATACCTACTGATGGTGTGCTGGCCATTTTAGCCCCTAAACATCCTACTACCGCCCCACCTCCAATCACACCCACCACCACATCTGGCTTCACCTTTCGAATGAGTCGAGCAGCTTCCAGAGCTGCTTTGGAGGTTTTAACCGCAGCTTTCGCCAGGGTCTTGTTGGTGGCAGCATGACCTCCAGCTTGAGGTATACTGATTTTATACCAGTCCAGATGGTGTTTTTTAAATAAAAGTCCGGGGGCACTGTGATCTAATGCGAATTCACATTCCACATCATATTTAGATAGAGCTTGAGCAATATTTAGGGCGGTAACCGCATCACCTCCAATCCCCCTACCAGTAACTATGAATAAAGCTTTCATTTAAACTCCTTAAACCATTCCAAACATTAATTGCTGATTAAGTATTATATTCATTATTGGAACATCTCATAATAAATCTTTCTTGGAATCTTCGGTTTCATAATATTATTTTATTGGGGGATATTGATTGAAAAAATCTGTATTCCATATGAATTCATAAATTCCGGCTATGGTGTCCACAAACTCCTGATACTGATTCCATATGGCTATAGCAGTTTCTGAAATTGCGTTGTTTCCTGAAAGTTTGCAGAATGCAATTAACATCTCTTTTTTGTCCCGTACTATGAGTTTAATGAAAGGAACAGGGAAAAATTTGATCTCCAGTGGTAAATCTTGCAGAATCTCCTGGGTGGGAACTTCCACCTCATCCACCCAGCAAACCGGAGCAGTGAGCATGCGAATGTCAACTCCTTTATTTAATGGTTTTCTCAGGCTGGTCTTAAGTTGTTGTGGTTCTTCTGGAAACATCAAACCACCCATTATAAACAGGGATTCTTTACTGCGGGAAATGATTTCCATCTCTTTTTTCACTATTTTTTCCTGACCATGCAGTAACCATATCGGTGCCGGAACTTGAGGAATCTGACTCTCATAAACCAGGTTAAGCTCAGCTTCAGCCTGATCCATGGCCTCCAGGATATGGTTTCTACTTTTTTTAAATACTTCATGTGGAGGGATAACCGTGAATTTCAATGGTTTGCCCTGGTTCATTTCAATAAAACCCTTTTCCACCAGACTTTTCAGTACCTGATAAACCTTTGATCGGGGCACATTAGCTGCTAAACTAATCTCAGTGGCATTAGCAGATATCAATGAGGTTAAAGCCACGTAACTTTGAGTTTCATAATCAGTGAGGCCCATTAATTTCAAAGCCTCTATGGATTCTCTACTAAGGGGCATAATTCCAACTCACACTAGATCCATCAATTATTTTCATTTTATACTCTATTAGTGACAAAATCTATAAATGTTTCCTATCAGCAGATCATAAACTTGACAAGGGGAAGGTGAAAAAGTGACTCTGGAAAATGAATACGCCATTCTAACCACCCAATTAACCAAAAAATACGGAGACTTCGTGGCTGTGGATAATCTGGACTTGAAGGTGAAAAAAGGGGAGATATACGGATTACTTGGCCCTAATGGTGCGGGTAAAACTACCCTGATCAAAATGCTCTCTTCCATTGTCAATCCCACCTCTGGAGAGGCAAAAGTTTTAGGAGAAAAAATACCTGACGGCAAAATAGCATCTAAAATAGGTTACATGCCCCAGGAAACCGGCCTATATCTGGGACTTACCGTGGATCAAAACTTGAAATTCTATTCCAGGGTATTTAATCTTACAAATGAGGAAATGGAAAAAAGGGAGGATGAACTTTTAAAATTCGTGGATCTTACTCACTGGAAACATGAAATGGCTGAGAACCTTTCTGGAGGGATGAAGCACCGGTTATCACTGGCCTGCACTTTAATACACCAGCCAGAGATTCTTTTTTTAGACGAACCCACAGTGGGAGTTGATCCTGAGCTTAGAGTATCATTCTGGAATTATTTCAACCAGTTAAGGAGAAAAGGAGTCACCATACTTATAACCACTCACTACATGGATGAAGCACGCCACTGTGATCGCATTGGGTTCATGGAGAGAGGGCGTCTCATAGCAGAAGACACACCTGAAGAACTTCTTAAAAAGAGTGGGAAGGACTCACTTGAAGATGCCTTTCTGGAATTTTCAAGAAGTGATGGAAACCATCAAGAGGTGGGCTTGTGAAGTTTTACAGAATCATGGCTGTGAGTCGGAGAGTTTTTCGTGATGTGGCCAATGATAAACGCAGCCTGGCCATGCTATTTCTGGCACCCATCTTCGCCATGTGCATCTTCGGCCTGGCCTTCAGTGGTGATGTGGAGGATGTGGATGTAATCATAGTCAACCAGGACCAGGGATTCACCCCACCACTGGGAAACACCACTTACCTGTCGGAAAAAATCATTTCCAACCTTGATACTAATACATTGAAAATCCAGAATATGACCAACATTGATGAAGCCCGGCAAAAGGTGATAAATGGCCAGGTATCAGCAGTGATCATATTCCCTGAAAACTTCACAGAAAATGCCATTTTAAAGTCTCGAAACTCTTCGTATCCAGATAGTGCGGAGATAGTTATCCAGGGTGATGACAGCATAACCAACATCAAAAATGCAATTTTGAAGACAGTTACCGATGCAGTTTCTGACACCATGGCTGAAGAAGGTGTAAATCCTGCATTGAAGGTAACTTCTGATCCTATTTATGGTAAGGATGCAGAATTCATTGACTTCTTTGTACCGGGCATCCTGGCATTTGTAGTTTACCTTTTAACCACCATTCTAACCCTGATAACCTTTGTAGGGGAACGCTCCAATGGTACTCTGGAAAGAGTACTTGCCACCCCTGTTACAGAAGGGGAAGTGGTAACTGGTTACGCCATTACCTTCGGTACCCTGGGAATCATACAAGTTGCCCTCCTCCTGGTAATAGCCATCATGGTATTCAACATCATGGTGGTGGGAAACGTACTCCTGGCCTTCCTGGCAGTCGCCATATTGGCTGTAACCTGCCAGGCACTGGGAATATTGCTATCCAGCCTGGCCAAACGCCCAGAACAAGCAATACAATTTTTCCCATTTGTAATATTACCTGCATTCCTACTTTCAGGAGTATTCTGGCCAATACAAGCCATTCCCGAATGGTTAAGACCATTCTCTTATCTTGTACCCCCCACCTATGCGGCGGATGCCTGCCGGGCAGTGATGCTTAAAGGATGGGGTTTGGATAAGATATGGACAGATCTGTTGGCTCTGTTAATATTTGCCATTTTGTTCATGCTACTGGCGGTATACTCATTAAAAAGGGAGAGAATGAAAAAAGTATAAAACTTTTTAATTTTTCATTTCTGGGACTCTAAAGTATTAGATTCCTGGCTGTTCATCAAAACTCACAATTCATTTAGCATAATTTCTCATCATAAAAGATAAATTAAGTCATAAAATAAATTAAGTCATATATTTGCCATATTTGCTAATAATAGCTCAAACCAACAAGTTTAATCTTTTTTTTTAAATCATTTGGATTTTTAATTCTAATGAGCGTATTATGGTTTGACTTGGGGATTATAAATTAATCTTCGTATGCCTAATGCAATTAAGAATTTATTATTAACCAATATTTTTTGTTTCCTGAATAAAATTCTACGGAGAAGATCCCCCAAACCTCCACCAGTCAAGACATCCATTACTAAGTCTCCAAAGGTAGGTTTTTGGATTTTTAGGTTTTTTTCCAGGAAATTCTTTAGATTGTCACGTCTCAATAACGCTATAATGATGGCAGTGATTAATAAGAGTGCCAGCACAACTAGGAAAACTCCCCAAGTTCCCCAATCATGGAACTTAGCAATGTTAATTCCTAGCAGTGTGTATATAATTCCCAGTCCTACACCGAATGAATGGTTTCCCACTTCGCCCATCATGATTTTACCCTGATAATCCAGGGGTGCATATCCAATACAGGCTGCTAAAAGAATCAGTGCTAATGAGTAAGGGTTACCAGTGGTTAGGTAGAGGAGAATTGCCATTATAGAGCTCATTATAATCACAGTGGAGGCTGCAGTCCCCGGTTGCATATCTGCAATATTCAGGGGCTGGATCATGAGTGCAATGAGTATTGAAACTGGGCCAAAGTAGAAGTACCCTACCAACATAACCATTAGCATACCAATACCTCTGGAGAACTGACCAATTTCAACTGGGAGTCTTTTCAATTTTTTACGACCAATAATATCATCTAGAAATGCGAATAAACCTATTATTCCAATCAGATAGTTGGCTGGGAATGGAAAGAATAGTAATAGAACTAAAAATGGGGCTAAACCCACTCCTCGGGGTGTTCCGCCACGTATGGTTGTGTAAAGATTGCCTCCCAGCCTAGGAAATAATTTATAGAAGACTATGGTGAAGCTGACTGATAGAAAGAAGACTGAAAATATCACAGATAAATTTGTCATATTCATTGGCATCCCGGATATAAATTTGTCAAGGTGATTTTAAATATAATTGTATTATTAGGACCCTTCATTTACTCCTAGGGTCCTACATGTCCTTCAGGTGTTTGTGCAATTACAGTTTTAAGACCTTTCTGGTTGAGTAAATCTTTCATATTCTTCATCTCCTGATAAGAAGGCAATAAAAGTTCTTTTTGCTGGAATTCGCCTCTATAATCAAGGATGCATACTTGCACTTTATCATTCAAACGGGCTATCTCATCTCCCATTTTTTCCACTTCTTCTTTGGAAATAAGGGCTTTATTATAGGGAATGCCAATTCCCAGGAAAACATCATCAACATGATTCTCTAAAATATATTTCACTGCATTCCAAGAATTTTTAAGATATTTTTTTATTAGCTTTTCATCTGAAAGTCCAGTAATCTTCTTAAATGTGTCACTACAAATTCCTTTCAGGTCAATCCCAATTTCTGTCATTCCAGCTTTAACCAGTTTATCAATATAATCTGGGTTTAATATGGTTCCATTGGTATCTACATGGATATGAATGTCTTTATCAGCTTCACGGATAGATTTTATTACGCCCAATAGCCAAGTGGGATTTAAAGTGCTTTCACCACCGGAAATTGCAATTCTGTTAACATTGTATTGTTTTTGAAGTCCAAGTAACACCATTGCAGTTTCCTCACACTCCATGAGGTGTCCCCCACCACTAAAGGCCATCTGATAGTTCTGACATTGGGGGCAGCGAAGATTACAACCATGGGTGAAACAGGCAATTTCAATGGGTTTACCAGTTCCTTTCAGATAATAAGGAGTTCCCACCCCACCAACTGTATGGGCTCCGAATCCACTCACTGCTCTGAGTGGTGGAGGTTCTTCCAGTAACTCAATTTTCATACCATCATAGAGGGGAGTGATGCAGCTAAGAGCGTATCTTCCATCTGCTTTCACAGCACATGACCAGCAACCACCACAAAGGCAGGGCATGGAAACTGTTCTAAGGGGAGTGTCTAGATCTGAAACAGTTGGAAAATCACAGATTTTGACACCTGAAATATTCAGGGCATCTTTAATGAAACCCCTTGCTTGAATCTTTTTATGATTAACATAAACAGTTTTTTCAGTTAATCGGGTGTTTATATAAGATTCATCAGTTTCATCTATTAATATAGCTTTTTCGGGACATATCTGGACGCATGCTCCGCATCCAATACAAGTACCCTCCTCAAGACTCCGCCAGGCGCTTCTCAGAGGACAGATCACGGTTTCGCAAGCTCCGCAATGAATACATTTATCCAAATCTCTCTTAACCTTCATTTCAAAGCATACCTTAAAAGCGCTGCTAATCCACCCAGAGCACTTAACTGTTTTCCACCGTCATGTTCACTGCTTAAGACCATAACTTTCCCCCCCAAGTTCTCAGTAAGGTCCATAATCTTTTCCACATCCAGTTCCCGGAGTAATTCATCAATAACCAGTAACTCACTAACTGCACCAGCTTCTGCAGCAGTTTTAACTTCACTCTTTCCATAGGCGACTAGATTAGAATTTTTCCCGATTTCCTCCAGAACCCGGGCCATCATTCTTATTTCCTGGGCAATACGACCTTCAGTGGCCATTTCTTCCAGAATACCTTTCTGAAGCACCTCATGGATCCCGGATCTGCCCCCAGCCCCGGTACTTTCCAGACGGGAAATTCGGGCAATATCTGGATATTTCTGCCTGATAAATTGATAAAAATCATTTTTACCAAAACCAGGCCCGGCTATTACCATTCCTTCTATCCCCTCAAACTTTTTAATGGTGCTTACGATCTCCTCGTAGAAATTGTTAATGACTTGTTGACGGTTTTTTTGAACCATTCTCTTACCAGAGATGCCCCCAATTATGGGGCCGTAGTATTCCACTCCGTACTGTCTCAGGATACCCAAATCTGCATTATCATCTTCTATTACCACTACCAGGGCCTTTGGTATTTTTGATGCATCAATGGCTTCTTTGATCCTTTTACGGTGCCAGCGTGACCATCTTTCTTTTTCTATTTTCACCGAGTTGTTGAGCTTCAAATCCAGGGTGTGATGGGCTCCTAATGACACCAGATCTTCTGGTCCCTTCTCAATAACTCCCTTAGCACGTAATTTTCCAGTGTACTTATGAAAACTAATGCTTTCCACTCTTATGCCCATGAAAAAGGTTTTTTTGATTCCCCGATCACTCCGCAACCGCTCTCCAGTTGTGTCCTGAATTCTGCGGGTGGTACGCGAAGAAACAAGATCTCCGGGTTCAATAAGGTGAGATAGATGCCAGAGATCATCCAAAGTTTCTGGGAATAACTCAATAATTCCCCTTTTAGCATCCTGAAAAACTATGCGCATAATATGGCCTTCTATATCAATTTAAACATGCTTCAATAGATTTTAGTTGAATATTTTTGTTAAATATATTTTTATGATGTATTTCAAACATTTTAAACCTATTTGTTGTCGGAACTTTTTATTAGATCCTTAATTTTCTTTTACATCTCTCATATCTTTTACACCTAAAATCATAACTTTTATATAAAACGTATTACAAATATTTTGCTGGTGATTAAATATGGACAACCAGTTAGAAAGTAAGATTAAAGAAACCCTGGAAAATGTTAAACCCTGGCAAAGAGTGCCCACATCTCTTGAAGGTGTATTTTTAATCAAAGCTCCTACAAGAGGCGATCAGGAAAGCATAATGGTAGAAATAAATCCATTGGATGAACTTGGAAGCCCTATTAAGCGCAGGGGCATATTTCTCCAGCGTAGAACACAACTGGAACGATTTTTAGAAGTTATGCAGAAACCACGTTTAATGGAGTTTATGGATACACTGGATGCTATGGCTGGAGTTACCGGGGATGATAAGGTGAGAACATTAGAAATATGATGGGCAATGAGGGGATAAATTTAAAAATACGTGTTTCTAGTGGGGGATAAATTTATTATTACACATCCCCATAGATAACTTATATGAAAGTAGCGATTATTGGAGGAACCCGTGGACTGGGGAACTGGATAGCGAATTTTCTAAATAAAAGAGGATGCCAGGTCACCATCACTGGCAGGAATGCTCCTATGGGAGAAGCTATCGCCAGTAAAATGGGAGTTTCATACACTTCTAACAATGTTGAAGCTACTTCAGAGGCAGAAATAGTAATAATAGCTGTTCCTATAGATGCAACTCCTCGAACAATAAAAGAAGTGTCTCCTCATCTTCAGAAAGGATCTTTACTGGTTGATGTGACGTCTGTAAAGGAGAAATCAGCAGCACTCATGTACCAGCATGTTCCTGAG from Methanobacteriaceae archaeon includes:
- a CDS encoding ABC transporter ATP-binding protein, producing MTLENEYAILTTQLTKKYGDFVAVDNLDLKVKKGEIYGLLGPNGAGKTTLIKMLSSIVNPTSGEAKVLGEKIPDGKIASKIGYMPQETGLYLGLTVDQNLKFYSRVFNLTNEEMEKREDELLKFVDLTHWKHEMAENLSGGMKHRLSLACTLIHQPEILFLDEPTVGVDPELRVSFWNYFNQLRRKGVTILITTHYMDEARHCDRIGFMERGRLIAEDTPEELLKKSGKDSLEDAFLEFSRSDGNHQEVGL
- a CDS encoding glycosyltransferase, which encodes MKALFIVTGRGIGGDAVTALNIAQALSKYDVECEFALDHSAPGLLFKKHHLDWYKISIPQAGGHAATNKTLAKAAVKTSKAALEAARLIRKVKPDVVVGVIGGGAVVGCLGAKMASTPSVGILITPTDAKVCTKITTTVALPESNLFQMNLKDKNIHKSYSPVDPEIVIGNKDTALDKLPAEFDINRPTILFSSGSTLFEKMALGASELGKADLEVNILVVGDPLEEEYREYLDEENIIYLGYIDWIRDLYKVVDLAVLTDDGMMIQEAIACQLPIIALLGVKYGRYHNLASIFSGAVLESELEDIVEVTKHAFTHLDELKENALKYSEDVLNASDKIARVIYDKIKGKNRK
- a CDS encoding HypC/HybG/HupF family hydrogenase formation chaperone, producing the protein MCIAAPAQIVEINDNVAIVDFGGVKQKAKLDLVEDVDVGRYVLVHSGYAIEVLSDQEAQESLEAWDELLKIMDEEDAERESP
- a CDS encoding cell wall biosynthesis protein, giving the protein MNMTNLSVIFSVFFLSVSFTIVFYKLFPRLGGNLYTTIRGGTPRGVGLAPFLVLLLFFPFPANYLIGIIGLFAFLDDIIGRKKLKRLPVEIGQFSRGIGMLMVMLVGYFYFGPVSILIALMIQPLNIADMQPGTAASTVIIMSSIMAILLYLTTGNPYSLALILLAACIGYAPLDYQGKIMMGEVGNHSFGVGLGIIYTLLGINIAKFHDWGTWGVFLVVLALLLITAIIIALLRRDNLKNFLEKNLKIQKPTFGDLVMDVLTGGGLGDLLRRILFRKQKILVNNKFLIALGIRRLIYNPQVKP
- a CDS encoding TrmB family transcriptional regulator → MPLSRESIEALKLMGLTDYETQSYVALTSLISANATEISLAANVPRSKVYQVLKSLVEKGFIEMNQGKPLKFTVIPPHEVFKKSRNHILEAMDQAEAELNLVYESQIPQVPAPIWLLHGQEKIVKKEMEIISRSKESLFIMGGLMFPEEPQQLKTSLRKPLNKGVDIRMLTAPVCWVDEVEVPTQEILQDLPLEIKFFPVPFIKLIVRDKKEMLIAFCKLSGNNAISETAIAIWNQYQEFVDTIAGIYEFIWNTDFFNQYPPIK
- a CDS encoding amino acid-binding protein, with translation MWDRVKHKFEKFPARMGVARKIVELGLRVGENGKIYCGDVEISDVALARGAGVDRRSIRATVEVIMEDPELAAIFSNIYPAGALLKNVAHDLGFGVVEVEAHAGAPGILATATQLIAEENISIRQAHAGDPELEENPKLTIITEKPVKGEMFQKFLDIPGVKRVSIY
- the trpE gene encoding anthranilate synthase component I, which codes for MVKKCMAVNAFGEYEYKKKEVKKARLDFNSPFELFRKIYSKYPNCFLLESMESDSGLARYSVLGFKPVATLKAQNGILELKKEDETIEIETPNPFDEIKGIIGEGSREKGFLGGLVGYVSYESVRYFEPLEMPVGEMPDFEFGLYLDAVIFDRLQNKCEYVTLGENRVDEIKATSEEEFSVEKLSFEEKNHYFSRNQFENMVMKAKEKIKAGEIFQSVISNAREYEIKGNKLAFYEALRNINPSPYMYHLKLGQREIIGSSPEMLLRVEGRDVETYPIAGTRKRGAHLQEDEELQNELLNDEKEKAEHLMLVDLARNDIGKVSEFGTVHVPEYMTVKKFSHVQHMVSRVQGKLQKGKNSVDAFASIFPAGTVSGAPKIRAMEIINHLERIPRGPYAGAVGYFGLNGNADFAITIRTLVCNGDSAKIQAGAGIVHDSNPTSEYYECENKAEALLSALTMSGEAK
- a CDS encoding ABC transporter permease, which gives rise to MKFYRIMAVSRRVFRDVANDKRSLAMLFLAPIFAMCIFGLAFSGDVEDVDVIIVNQDQGFTPPLGNTTYLSEKIISNLDTNTLKIQNMTNIDEARQKVINGQVSAVIIFPENFTENAILKSRNSSYPDSAEIVIQGDDSITNIKNAILKTVTDAVSDTMAEEGVNPALKVTSDPIYGKDAEFIDFFVPGILAFVVYLLTTILTLITFVGERSNGTLERVLATPVTEGEVVTGYAITFGTLGIIQVALLLVIAIMVFNIMVVGNVLLAFLAVAILAVTCQALGILLSSLAKRPEQAIQFFPFVILPAFLLSGVFWPIQAIPEWLRPFSYLVPPTYAADACRAVMLKGWGLDKIWTDLLALLIFAILFMLLAVYSLKRERMKKV
- a CDS encoding NAD(P)/FAD-dependent oxidoreductase; translated protein: MKIVIIGGGPAGRTAAMEAAQLDAEVTLIEKKHIGGTCLHEGCMVVCGLNDVVRFHLDADKFHEMGIIPNSPAVNFSQVARGIKKVTGKIEDVLKYETRESGAEIIMGEVAEIKQGEVFANDEKYSYDKLLIATGARPFKPPIPGVENALTYIDVLDFKRVPDKLNIVGSGVIAAEFAGIFSSLGSDVKVLCRRKFLPGLDPEIKKYTMKHLLSKVEIQEKVQVTEITGKGAITSYAEVEGPVFLATGMTPNSEIAKNLVEIGSKGQIIVNKQMQTSNPSIYAAGDVVGTVGNTPVARMEGVVAARNACGISNTMDYRIIPQSISLYYPVSFLNTESLSSGSKDKLESTDVGIRGSGGPGSFWNVLDGKTGFTKISANLETGDLINASSISPSSRTSMPYLAKMIKDGYKTSDFDDFIETHPSTDAIYKLLHFLAKYG